Proteins from a genomic interval of Vicinamibacterales bacterium:
- a CDS encoding DUF1592 domain-containing protein, with amino-acid sequence MTRLTFGAALLLGGASVMAAQAPAPRRAAPPPAVASSRTFQPPETFRKYCFECHGGTRHKGDVSIERLIRLSAQSSVGDYWEEWNKVAEMLETGAMPPRDDADLFPTDDERAATGAWIRSALAAYEAKHAGDPGRITVRRLTSAEYAYAVRDLTGLDLDAGIDASSDSVGGEGFTNFGDVQFVEETSVERYLEAAKQVADHAVVGAGPLEFFADAGRTGLELSALNRINGLYRSKGFRVVSGEGGRPFGLDRYGKAFFVAWYYKHRVALGDPAATIRGLAAKEGITGRFAEHVWTVLNTRDSGYPTRVTVDGWTKLPAPGPDVAASLAAARAGCDDLYKALTTWPSWFFARGDLAAGGAGDESPLVFDDTTLKAETTRRYTYTLNPRGGRGRPSVAAGPVKVLLTYADVNPRPGSRPAVIWRNPRIVTRAPGAAGGAGPSTALGAGRGRGASGPILSTRSLRLSLPADVAGSLAFGTSPDASVMGPEDFAATKTMSFSIDVPPGDNLVEFQADAELGSDRNAVIRVTISDRAEGSPRDAPQRAILGDPKSTGYEQFRARIAEYVSLLPPNSHGEANPADKDPVPPPFDNTYNSPEHDAFVMNVKYQRNDRFFTENIVDGADRARLNQAWNDLFGSWPYHDAYLAMLADHYEVALDSRKIEDMTASRIAALPSAIRPHVLALRAHYDQVRKAQALAEPGHVTDALAFASRAWRRPLTAAEKASLRTFYQRARTANGLDHDAAIRALLARVLVSPAFLYRLETDAPGPERPLNGFELASRMSFFLWSSVPDDELRRAAAAGELSRPALLARQVKRMTADPKARRFATEFFGQWLGFYHFDRYRGVDTGRFPEFTDEVRAAMYEEAISTFEHIVRRDRPVSEILAADYTFLNKPLADFYGIERSVASAERMELVEGAGAFNRGGALRLGSVLTATSAPLRTSPVKRGDWILRRILGTPTPPPPADAGTIAADDRTFNGLTLREKLAQHKRNATCANCHLRIDPLGFPLEGFDAVGRSRAAYADGKPVDVTGEFADKTTIVGPDGLLRYLQQHDKQVVTTLAKKMIGYALGRTVRGSDRGLVEAMARRGGAASVSDLATAIVTSRQFRNRAGSSK; translated from the coding sequence ATGACGCGTCTGACATTCGGCGCAGCACTCCTGCTCGGCGGGGCATCCGTGATGGCGGCACAAGCGCCCGCGCCCCGGCGCGCCGCACCGCCGCCGGCGGTGGCTTCCTCCCGAACCTTCCAACCGCCTGAGACCTTCCGGAAGTACTGCTTCGAATGCCACGGCGGCACCAGGCACAAGGGGGATGTCAGCATCGAGCGGTTGATCCGGCTGTCCGCGCAGTCGTCCGTCGGCGACTACTGGGAAGAGTGGAACAAGGTCGCGGAGATGCTCGAGACGGGCGCGATGCCGCCCAGAGATGACGCCGATCTCTTTCCGACCGACGACGAGCGCGCGGCGACAGGGGCGTGGATCCGCTCAGCCCTGGCCGCGTACGAAGCGAAGCACGCCGGCGATCCCGGGCGAATCACCGTCCGCCGGCTGACCAGCGCCGAGTACGCGTATGCCGTTCGCGATCTGACCGGCCTGGATCTCGACGCCGGCATCGATGCCTCCAGCGACTCGGTCGGGGGCGAAGGGTTCACCAACTTCGGCGACGTGCAGTTCGTCGAGGAGACGAGCGTCGAGCGCTATCTCGAGGCCGCGAAGCAGGTCGCCGATCACGCCGTGGTCGGTGCCGGACCCCTCGAGTTCTTCGCCGATGCCGGCAGGACCGGCCTCGAGCTGTCCGCGCTCAACCGGATCAACGGCCTCTATCGGTCGAAGGGGTTTCGCGTCGTCTCGGGAGAAGGCGGACGCCCGTTCGGGCTCGATCGGTACGGCAAGGCGTTCTTCGTCGCCTGGTATTACAAGCATCGCGTCGCGCTCGGCGATCCTGCGGCGACGATTCGCGGGCTCGCGGCGAAGGAAGGCATCACCGGCCGTTTCGCCGAGCACGTCTGGACGGTGCTCAACACGCGGGATAGCGGGTATCCCACCCGCGTCACCGTGGACGGCTGGACGAAGCTGCCCGCGCCCGGGCCGGACGTGGCGGCGTCGCTCGCCGCGGCCCGCGCCGGGTGCGACGATCTCTACAAGGCGCTGACGACCTGGCCGAGCTGGTTCTTCGCCCGCGGCGATCTCGCGGCCGGCGGCGCCGGCGACGAGAGTCCGCTGGTCTTCGACGACACCACGCTGAAGGCGGAGACCACACGCCGCTACACCTACACGTTGAATCCGCGCGGCGGCCGCGGTCGTCCCTCGGTGGCTGCCGGGCCGGTGAAGGTGTTGCTCACGTACGCGGACGTCAACCCGAGACCCGGATCGAGACCCGCAGTCATCTGGCGAAATCCGCGCATCGTCACGCGTGCCCCTGGCGCGGCAGGCGGCGCGGGCCCCTCGACGGCGCTCGGGGCAGGCCGAGGGCGCGGCGCCTCCGGGCCGATTCTCTCCACGCGCTCGCTGCGGCTCTCGTTGCCCGCCGACGTCGCCGGATCGCTCGCGTTCGGTACGAGCCCGGACGCAAGCGTCATGGGCCCCGAGGACTTTGCCGCCACGAAGACGATGTCGTTCTCCATCGACGTGCCGCCCGGCGACAACCTGGTGGAGTTCCAGGCCGACGCCGAGTTGGGCAGCGACCGGAACGCGGTGATCCGCGTGACCATCTCGGACCGCGCCGAAGGATCGCCGCGCGATGCGCCGCAGCGCGCGATTCTCGGCGACCCGAAGAGCACGGGCTACGAGCAGTTCCGTGCACGCATCGCCGAGTACGTCTCGCTGCTGCCGCCCAACTCGCACGGCGAAGCCAATCCCGCCGACAAGGATCCGGTGCCGCCGCCGTTCGACAACACCTACAACAGCCCCGAGCACGACGCGTTCGTGATGAACGTGAAGTACCAGCGCAACGACCGGTTCTTCACCGAGAACATCGTGGACGGCGCCGATCGCGCGCGGCTGAACCAGGCATGGAACGATCTCTTCGGATCGTGGCCGTACCACGACGCGTATCTGGCGATGCTGGCGGATCACTACGAGGTGGCGCTGGACAGCCGGAAGATCGAAGACATGACCGCCAGCCGCATCGCGGCGCTGCCCTCGGCGATCCGGCCGCACGTCCTCGCGCTGCGCGCGCACTATGACCAGGTGAGGAAGGCGCAGGCGCTCGCCGAGCCCGGTCACGTAACGGACGCGCTCGCGTTCGCCAGCCGCGCGTGGCGCCGCCCGCTGACGGCCGCCGAGAAGGCGAGTCTGCGGACCTTCTACCAGCGAGCTCGTACGGCGAATGGTCTCGATCACGACGCGGCCATCCGCGCTCTTCTCGCGAGAGTCCTCGTCTCGCCGGCGTTCCTCTATCGCCTCGAGACCGATGCTCCGGGGCCCGAGCGTCCCCTGAACGGCTTCGAGCTCGCCAGCCGGATGAGTTTTTTCCTGTGGTCCTCGGTTCCCGACGACGAGCTGCGCCGCGCCGCGGCGGCCGGCGAGCTCAGTCGTCCGGCGCTGCTCGCCAGGCAGGTGAAGCGCATGACCGCCGATCCGAAGGCGCGCCGCTTCGCGACCGAGTTCTTCGGGCAGTGGCTGGGCTTCTATCACTTCGATCGCTACCGCGGCGTGGACACCGGACGCTTCCCGGAATTCACCGACGAAGTGAGGGCGGCGATGTACGAGGAAGCGATCTCGACCTTCGAGCACATCGTCCGGCGCGACCGGCCCGTCAGCGAGATCCTCGCGGCCGACTACACCTTCCTGAACAAGCCGCTGGCGGACTTCTACGGCATCGAGCGCAGCGTGGCGTCGGCGGAGCGCATGGAACTGGTGGAAGGCGCCGGCGCATTCAACCGCGGCGGCGCGCTGCGTCTCGGCTCCGTGCTGACGGCGACCTCGGCGCCGCTCCGCACCAGTCCGGTCAAGCGCGGCGACTGGATCCTGAGACGCATTCTCGGCACGCCGACGCCGCCGCCGCCGGCCGACGCGGGCACCATCGCGGCCGACGACCGGACGTTCAACGGCCTCACCTTGCGCGAGAAGCTGGCCCAGCACAAGCGCAACGCCACCTGCGCCAACTGCCACCTGCGCATCGACCCGCTCGGCTTTCCGCTCGAGGGCTTCGACGCCGTCGGGCGATCCCGCGCGGCCTATGCCGACGGCAAGCCCGTGGACGTCACCGGGGAATTCGCCGACAAGACCACGATCGTCGGACCCGATGGTCTGCTGCGGTACTTGCAGCAACACGACAAGCAGGTGGTGACGACGCTGGCGAAGAA